From the Theobroma cacao cultivar B97-61/B2 chromosome 2, Criollo_cocoa_genome_V2, whole genome shotgun sequence genome, one window contains:
- the LOC18607215 gene encoding probable magnesium transporter NIPA4 isoform X2 encodes MITMVVGEIANFAAYAFAPAILVTPLGALSIIISAALAHIILREKLHTFGILGCVLCVVGSTTIVLHAPPERQIESVTEVWDLATEPGFLFYTALVLTAVFILIFHIVPQYGQTHIMVYIGVCSLVGSISVMSVKALGIALKLTFSGMNQLIYPQTWAFTLVVVTCVLTQMNYLNKALDTFNTAVVSPIYYVMFTSLTILASVIMFKDWDRQNPTQIITEMCGFVTILSGTFLLHKTKDMVDGPSLTASLSLRSLKHEEEDGFGEGIPLKRQDSLRMP; translated from the exons TGGTCGTGGGGGAAATTGCTAATTTTGCAGCTTATGCATTTGCACCAGCTATATTGGTCACTCCTCTTGGTGCTCTCAGCATCATTATCAG TGCTGCACTTGCGCATATAATTTTACGGGAAAAGTTACATACTTTTGGAATTCTTGGTTGTGTTTTGTGTGTGGTGGGCTCTACAACAATTGTTTTGCATGCTCCCCCAGAACGTCAGATTGAATCTGTAACAGAAGTTTGGGATCTTGCTACAGAGCCAG GGTTTCTCTTTTACACAGCTTTGGTCTTAACAGCTGTCTTTATACTTATATTCCACATTGTTCCACAATATGGACAAACACACATTATGGTTTACATTGGAGTTTGCTCTCTTGTGGGTTCCATTTCG GTCATGAGTGTTAAAGCACTTGGTATAGCCTTGAAGTTAACCTTTTCGGGAATGAACCAGCTTATATACCCGCAAACATGGGCCTTTACTTTAGTTGTGGTTACTTGTGTGCTTACCcaaatgaattatttaaacAAG GCGCTTGATACTTTCAACACAGCTGTTGTTTCTCCTATATACTATGTTATGTTCACATCACTTACCATTTTGGCTAGTGTAATCATGTTTAAG GATTGGGATAGGCAGAATCCAACTCAGATTATAACAGAGATGTGTGGATTTGTGACTATCCTTTCAggaacttttcttcttcacaaaacCAAGGATATGGTTGATG GTCCAAGTTTGACAGCATCTTTGTCCTTGCGGTCGTTAAAGCATGAAGAAGAGGATGGCTTTGGTGAAGGCATCCCTCTTAAACGGCAGGATTCATTGAGAATGCCTTAA
- the LOC18607216 gene encoding protein EI24 homolog codes for MEDRKLLIKISRTKLKQASLLWADGFREACCLHRVIVLCRRSRQLLIRTGQCFLLNGFIFLGSLFVLNSVVIPILRWILPDQRSQISYGGTSAFDGVLNFYSFLRGLLVQLFYVFWFYPLYVFSFILSNLWYNDIAKHGFAAMGRSGPSVVESSKQKNALNSDSKMHAAKPAGLGWIMIEIGEQVYSVLLLSFFFLEVYATGFIPYVGKALNFLLLSWMYAYYCFEYKWNFSEWGLEKRLDFFETNWAFFAGFGSPCVLAIFFFSPLVSYGVMAILFPLFVLTATGTEAEQVISTQKGKWSGAKLGRLPVFYAVDNLLRRVLSLLPVESQKQALDNKSL; via the exons atggaagataGAAAGCtgttaataaaaatttcgagAACGAAATTAAAACAAGCATCGCTTTTATGGGCGGATGGTTTTAGAGAAGCTTGTTGTCTTCACAGAGTTATCGTTCTTTGTCGCAG GTCGAGACAGCTCTTAATTAGAACCGGACagtgttttcttttaaatggCTTCATTTTCTTAggaag tTTGTTTGTCCTAAACTCTGTTGTTATCCCAATACTACGATGGATATTGCCTGATCAACGCTCGCAGATCAGTTATGGAGGAACGTCTGCATTTGATGGtgtcttaaatttttattcctttttacGTGGGTTACTCGTACAACTATTTTAT GTATTTTGGTTCTATCCCCTGTACGTCTTCAGCTTTATTCTGAGCAATCTCTG GTACAATGACATTGCTAAGCATGGTTTCGCTGCAATGGGAAGATCTGGACCTTCTGTGGTGGAATCCTCAAAACAGAAGAATGCATTGAACTCAGACAGCAAAATGCATGCAGCAAAGCCTGCTGGTCTCGGATG GATCATGATTGAAATAGGGGAGCAGGTATATTCGGTGCTTCTTTtgagtttctttttcttggag GTTTATGCCACAGGATTTATACCCTATGTTGGAAAGGCACTCAATTTTCTACTTCTTTCTTGGATGTATGCCTATTACTGTTTCGA GTACAAGTGGAACTTTTCTGAATGGGGTCTGGAGAAAAGGCTAGACTTCTTTGAAACTAATTGGGCATTCTTTGCGGGTTTTG GAAGCCCTTGCGTTCTGgcaattttcttcttctcaccTCTTGTGAGCTATGGTGTTATGGCCATACTCTTTCCCCTG TTTGTTCTGACTGCAACAGGCACAGAGGCAGAGCAAGTTATTTCCactcaaaaaggaaaatggagtGGTGCAAAACTGGGGAGGCTTCCAGTATTTTATGCAGTCGACAATTTACT GAGGCGGGTCTTGTCCCTCTTGCCAGTGGAATCTCAAAAACAAGCACTAGACAACAAGTCACTTTAA
- the LOC18607217 gene encoding cx9C motif-containing protein 4 yields MAKPSKEPCKKEACDIQACLSKNNFLPQRCRKVIELLQSCCEKCNYDSTHCASVSALLKQIAK; encoded by the exons ATGGCGAAGCCAAGCAAAGAGCCTTGCAAGAAAGAGGCTTGCGATATCCAAGCTTGTCTTTCCAAGAACAATTTCCTTCCTCAAAG GTGCCGAAAAGTGATCGAACTGCTTCAATCTTGCTGCGAGAAATGCAATTACGATTCCACCCATTGTGCTTCTGTGTCTGCTCTCCTAAAGCAAATAGCCAAGTGA